In Puntigrus tetrazona isolate hp1 chromosome 7, ASM1883169v1, whole genome shotgun sequence, the following are encoded in one genomic region:
- the LOC122348972 gene encoding solute carrier family 12 member 3-like isoform X2 — protein MSKYIERIRNLIPGLRRPESNAPPQGDVTVDMGDGYGKEKDLRKMSFYNELDPVPKYDFYAKDTWAGRIKRSRPSLDVLRKPPDPDDLPPPPEEDGRPKVKLVRFGWVLGVMIRAMLNIWGVIMYLRLPWITSQAGLILTYVIIFMSIVVTTITATSVSAISTNGKVYSGGTYFMISRTLGPELGAPIGLLFAFANALACALHTVGFSETVRDLLKDYKSQMVDDINDVRIIGAVTVCILLCITFAGMAWEAKAQILFFIAIMLSLINYFVGTVLPPTIEKQSVGFFGYRGDIFVSNLLPSFRGPNGYFFRMFAIFFPAATGILSGVNICGDLKDPTGGIPKGTLLAILWTTLSYLLISVTCAATVVRDASGNSNDSLALKNFTTQCTGLGCKLGWNFDRCEQNFTCSHGLANNFRILTTVSGWGILITIGVFAATLSSALGFLVSAPKIFQCLCKDNIYPFIGFFGKGYGKNNEPLRAYCLAFCIAMAFILIGDLNTIAPLISNFFLCSYGLINFSTFHASITKSPGWRPEYHFYSPWISLFGSCLSFILMFLFTWWAALITFCILLFLLGYVSYTKPKVNWGSSYQAGFYNMALSFSMSLGGVEDHVKNFRPQCLVLTGPPSARPALVDFVGTFTKNISLMICGNIIIEDEKSSFPQQSTDMLVDWLNKRKVRSFYTSFAADSLKEGSHSLMQASGLGKLKPNTLVLGYKTNWQECKPESLQDYVNTISNAFDSSYGIAILRMMDGLDVNDDMQSAGGASAIDNLAFDADEIQYEKDETDNHSDVSDDGSNEQVRSVFQTKQGRKSIDIYWISDDGGLTLLVPYLLTRRNRWKKNKLRVYILGDQETMKEDYKDMKMLLKRFRLEIEDVVVITDVDKAPLAKNVQRYEETIAPFRLSEEQAGGDVQELKRLSPWKVSSKDLEAIHPKIERTLRLNEIIKKNSIHAALVVVSLPVPDITCPSSLYMAWLDALSYGIHCPVLLIRGNQENVMTFYCQ, from the exons ATGTCCAAATATATCGAGCGCATCAGAAACCTAATCCCGGGTCTGCGGCGTCCAGAAAGCAATGCCCCTCCTCAAGGAGACGTTACCGTGGATATGGGAGATGGTTATGGGAAGGAGAAGGACTTGAGGAAAATGTCATTCTACAATGAGCTCGACCCCGTGCCGAAATATGACTTCTACGCCAAAGACACTTGGGCAGGACGTATAAAAAGATCCAGACCGTCACTGGATGTTCTGCGCAAACCA CCGGACCCTGATGATCTTCCTCCACCACCAGAAGAAGACGGACGGCCCAAAGTCAAGCTTGTTCGCTTCGGATGGGTTCTGGGAGTCATG ATCCGAGCTATGCTGAACATCTGGGGAGTCATTATGTACCTGCGGCTGCCGTGGATCACGTCTCAAGCCGGACTCA TTCTGACTTATGTCATTATCTTCATGTCTATCGTCGTCACAACCATCACAGCAACGTCTGTGTCAGCAATCTCCACCAACGGCAAGGTCTACTCTG GTGGCACGTACTTCATGATCTCTCGGACTCTGGGTCCGGAGCTCGGAGCGCCCATCGGTTTGCTCTTTGCGTTCGCCAACGCTCTCGCCTGTGCTCTTCACACAGTGGGGTTTTCTGAGACCGTCCGAGATCTTCTCAAA GACTATAAATCCCAGATGGTGGACGATATCAATGATGTGAGGATCATTGGAGCAGTTACCGTCTGCATCCTCCTCTGCATCACGTTCGCTGGCATGGCTTGGGAGGCGAAG GCTCAGATCCTGTTCTTCATCGCCATCATGCTGTccttaattaattattttgtgggGACGGTCCTTCCCCCCACCATCGAGAAGCAGTCTGTGGGATTTTTCGGCTACCGTG GTGACATCTTCGTGTCAAATCTGCTGCCTTCCTTCCGAGGCCCAAATGGATATTTCTTCAGGATGTTTGCCATCTTCTTCCCAGCCGCCACAGGAATCTTGTCTGGAGTCAACATCTGTGGAGATCTCAAG GATCCAACGGGTGGGATTCCCAAAGGGACCCTGCTGGCCATACTCTGGACCACCTTGAGTTATTTACTGATCTCGGTCACGTGTG CTGCAACTGTTGTAAGAGATGCTTCCGGGAATTCGAACGATAGTTTAGCCCTGAAAAATTTCACGACCCAGTGCACTGGCCTGGGCTGTAAATTAGGCTGGAATTTTGACCGTTGTGAACAGAACTTCACATGCAGCCACGGACTGGCAAACAACTTCAGG ATTCTTACCACAGTTTCAGGATGGGGTATTTTGATCACCATTGGGGTCTTTGCTGCCACCTTGTCATCAGCGCTGGGTTTCCTGGTGTCCGCTCCCAAAATTTTCCAA TGTTTGTGTAAGGATAATATTTACCCCTTCATCGGCTTCTTTGGGAAAGGTTACGGTAAAAACAACGAGCCTCTACGTGCTTATTGTCTCGCGTTCTGCATCGCTATGGCTTTCATCCTCATCG GTGACCTGAACACAATCGCTCCTCTGATCTCCAACTTCTTCCTCTGCTCTTACGGCCTCATCAACTTCAGCACCTTTCATGCGTCGATCACAAAATCACCCG GTTGGCGGCCAGAGTATCATTTCTATTCTCCATGGATATCTCTGTTCGGGTCTTGCTTGTCCTTCATCCTCATGTTTCTGTTCACATGGTGGGCCGCTCTCATCACTTTCtgcatcctcctcttcctccttggCTATGTTAGTTACACAAAACCTA AGGTGAACTGGGGCTCGTCTTATCAGGCAGGTTTCTACAACATGGCTTTGTCCTTCTCGATGTCTCTGGGCGGTGTAGAAGACCATGTTAAAAACTTCAG GCCTCAGTGTCTCGTTCTGACCGGTCCTCCTAGTGCTCGTCCCGCATTGGTGGACTTTGTGGGGACTTTCACCAAAAACATCAGCCTGATGATCTGTGGGAACATTATCATA GAGGATGAGAAGTCCAGTTTCCCGCAGCAGAGCACTGATATGCTGGTGGACTGGCTCAATAAGAGAAAAGTTCGTTCCTTCTACACGTCCTTCGCCGCTGACAGTCTGAAGGAGGGCTCACATAGTCTCATGCAG GCTTCAGGTCTCGGTAAACTGAAGCCCAACACTCTGGTTTTGGGATACAAGACGAACTGGCAGGAATGTAAACCAGAGAGCTTACAGGACTACGTCAACACCATCAG CAACGCATTCGACTCCAGCTATGGCATTGCGATTCtgagaatgatggatggattggATGTAAATGATGATATGCAGAGTGCag GTGGAGCATCTGCAATTGACAACCTGGCATTCGACGCAGATGAAATTCAATATGAAAAAGATGAGACTGACAACCATTCAG ATGTTTCTGACGATGGCTCGAATGAACAGGTCAGATCGGTGTTTCAGACCAAACAGGGCAGGAAGAGCATCGACATCTACTGGATCTCTGATGATGGAG GTCTGACTCTTTTAGTGCCGTATTTGTTGACCAGAAGAAACCGCTGGAAAAAGAACAAACTGAGAGTGTATATCTTAGGTGACCAGGAGACCATGAAGGAAGACTATAAAGA CATGAAGATGCTTTTAAAGAGATTCCGGCTGGAGATCGAGGACGTCGTCGTGATAACAGACGTGGATAAAGCTCCTCTAGCTAAAAA TGTGCAGCGTTACGAGGAAACCATCGCCCCCTTCAGGCTGAGCGAGGAACAGGCCGGAGGAGACGTACAGGAGCTGAAGAGACTGAGTCCATGGAAAGTGTCCAGCAAAGACCTGGAGGCCATACACccaaag ATCGAGAGGACTCTGCGACTAAACGAGATAATCAAGAAGAACTCCATCCACGCCGCTCTGGTTGTAGT TTCTCTTCCAGTCCCTGACATCACCTGTCCTAGTTCTCTGTACATGGCCTGGCTGGACGCTCTGAGCTACGGCATCCACTGTCCCGTCCTGCTCATACGAGGAAACCAGGAGAACGTCATGACCTTCTACTGCCAGTAA
- the LOC122348972 gene encoding solute carrier family 12 member 3-like isoform X1 — MSKYIERIRNLIPGLRRPESNAPPQGDVTVDMGDGYGKEKDLRKMSFYNELDPVPKYDFYAKDTWAGRIKRSRPSLDVLRKPPDPDDLPPPPEEDGRPKVKLVRFGWVLGVMIRAMLNIWGVIMYLRLPWITSQAGLILTYVIIFMSIVVTTITATSVSAISTNGKVYSGGTYFMISRTLGPELGAPIGLLFAFANALACALHTVGFSETVRDLLKDYKSQMVDDINDVRIIGAVTVCILLCITFAGMAWEAKAQILFFIAIMLSLINYFVGTVLPPTIEKQSVGFFGYRGDIFVSNLLPSFRGPNGYFFRMFAIFFPAATGILSGVNICGDLKDPTGGIPKGTLLAILWTTLSYLLISVTCAATVVRDASGNSNDSLALKNFTTQCTGLGCKLGWNFDRCEQNFTCSHGLANNFRLLLFEILTTVSGWGILITIGVFAATLSSALGFLVSAPKIFQCLCKDNIYPFIGFFGKGYGKNNEPLRAYCLAFCIAMAFILIGDLNTIAPLISNFFLCSYGLINFSTFHASITKSPGWRPEYHFYSPWISLFGSCLSFILMFLFTWWAALITFCILLFLLGYVSYTKPKVNWGSSYQAGFYNMALSFSMSLGGVEDHVKNFRPQCLVLTGPPSARPALVDFVGTFTKNISLMICGNIIIEDEKSSFPQQSTDMLVDWLNKRKVRSFYTSFAADSLKEGSHSLMQASGLGKLKPNTLVLGYKTNWQECKPESLQDYVNTISNAFDSSYGIAILRMMDGLDVNDDMQSAGGASAIDNLAFDADEIQYEKDETDNHSDVSDDGSNEQVRSVFQTKQGRKSIDIYWISDDGGLTLLVPYLLTRRNRWKKNKLRVYILGDQETMKEDYKDMKMLLKRFRLEIEDVVVITDVDKAPLAKNVQRYEETIAPFRLSEEQAGGDVQELKRLSPWKVSSKDLEAIHPKIERTLRLNEIIKKNSIHAALVVVSLPVPDITCPSSLYMAWLDALSYGIHCPVLLIRGNQENVMTFYCQ, encoded by the exons ATGTCCAAATATATCGAGCGCATCAGAAACCTAATCCCGGGTCTGCGGCGTCCAGAAAGCAATGCCCCTCCTCAAGGAGACGTTACCGTGGATATGGGAGATGGTTATGGGAAGGAGAAGGACTTGAGGAAAATGTCATTCTACAATGAGCTCGACCCCGTGCCGAAATATGACTTCTACGCCAAAGACACTTGGGCAGGACGTATAAAAAGATCCAGACCGTCACTGGATGTTCTGCGCAAACCA CCGGACCCTGATGATCTTCCTCCACCACCAGAAGAAGACGGACGGCCCAAAGTCAAGCTTGTTCGCTTCGGATGGGTTCTGGGAGTCATG ATCCGAGCTATGCTGAACATCTGGGGAGTCATTATGTACCTGCGGCTGCCGTGGATCACGTCTCAAGCCGGACTCA TTCTGACTTATGTCATTATCTTCATGTCTATCGTCGTCACAACCATCACAGCAACGTCTGTGTCAGCAATCTCCACCAACGGCAAGGTCTACTCTG GTGGCACGTACTTCATGATCTCTCGGACTCTGGGTCCGGAGCTCGGAGCGCCCATCGGTTTGCTCTTTGCGTTCGCCAACGCTCTCGCCTGTGCTCTTCACACAGTGGGGTTTTCTGAGACCGTCCGAGATCTTCTCAAA GACTATAAATCCCAGATGGTGGACGATATCAATGATGTGAGGATCATTGGAGCAGTTACCGTCTGCATCCTCCTCTGCATCACGTTCGCTGGCATGGCTTGGGAGGCGAAG GCTCAGATCCTGTTCTTCATCGCCATCATGCTGTccttaattaattattttgtgggGACGGTCCTTCCCCCCACCATCGAGAAGCAGTCTGTGGGATTTTTCGGCTACCGTG GTGACATCTTCGTGTCAAATCTGCTGCCTTCCTTCCGAGGCCCAAATGGATATTTCTTCAGGATGTTTGCCATCTTCTTCCCAGCCGCCACAGGAATCTTGTCTGGAGTCAACATCTGTGGAGATCTCAAG GATCCAACGGGTGGGATTCCCAAAGGGACCCTGCTGGCCATACTCTGGACCACCTTGAGTTATTTACTGATCTCGGTCACGTGTG CTGCAACTGTTGTAAGAGATGCTTCCGGGAATTCGAACGATAGTTTAGCCCTGAAAAATTTCACGACCCAGTGCACTGGCCTGGGCTGTAAATTAGGCTGGAATTTTGACCGTTGTGAACAGAACTTCACATGCAGCCACGGACTGGCAAACAACTTCAGG TTATTGTTATTTGAA ATTCTTACCACAGTTTCAGGATGGGGTATTTTGATCACCATTGGGGTCTTTGCTGCCACCTTGTCATCAGCGCTGGGTTTCCTGGTGTCCGCTCCCAAAATTTTCCAA TGTTTGTGTAAGGATAATATTTACCCCTTCATCGGCTTCTTTGGGAAAGGTTACGGTAAAAACAACGAGCCTCTACGTGCTTATTGTCTCGCGTTCTGCATCGCTATGGCTTTCATCCTCATCG GTGACCTGAACACAATCGCTCCTCTGATCTCCAACTTCTTCCTCTGCTCTTACGGCCTCATCAACTTCAGCACCTTTCATGCGTCGATCACAAAATCACCCG GTTGGCGGCCAGAGTATCATTTCTATTCTCCATGGATATCTCTGTTCGGGTCTTGCTTGTCCTTCATCCTCATGTTTCTGTTCACATGGTGGGCCGCTCTCATCACTTTCtgcatcctcctcttcctccttggCTATGTTAGTTACACAAAACCTA AGGTGAACTGGGGCTCGTCTTATCAGGCAGGTTTCTACAACATGGCTTTGTCCTTCTCGATGTCTCTGGGCGGTGTAGAAGACCATGTTAAAAACTTCAG GCCTCAGTGTCTCGTTCTGACCGGTCCTCCTAGTGCTCGTCCCGCATTGGTGGACTTTGTGGGGACTTTCACCAAAAACATCAGCCTGATGATCTGTGGGAACATTATCATA GAGGATGAGAAGTCCAGTTTCCCGCAGCAGAGCACTGATATGCTGGTGGACTGGCTCAATAAGAGAAAAGTTCGTTCCTTCTACACGTCCTTCGCCGCTGACAGTCTGAAGGAGGGCTCACATAGTCTCATGCAG GCTTCAGGTCTCGGTAAACTGAAGCCCAACACTCTGGTTTTGGGATACAAGACGAACTGGCAGGAATGTAAACCAGAGAGCTTACAGGACTACGTCAACACCATCAG CAACGCATTCGACTCCAGCTATGGCATTGCGATTCtgagaatgatggatggattggATGTAAATGATGATATGCAGAGTGCag GTGGAGCATCTGCAATTGACAACCTGGCATTCGACGCAGATGAAATTCAATATGAAAAAGATGAGACTGACAACCATTCAG ATGTTTCTGACGATGGCTCGAATGAACAGGTCAGATCGGTGTTTCAGACCAAACAGGGCAGGAAGAGCATCGACATCTACTGGATCTCTGATGATGGAG GTCTGACTCTTTTAGTGCCGTATTTGTTGACCAGAAGAAACCGCTGGAAAAAGAACAAACTGAGAGTGTATATCTTAGGTGACCAGGAGACCATGAAGGAAGACTATAAAGA CATGAAGATGCTTTTAAAGAGATTCCGGCTGGAGATCGAGGACGTCGTCGTGATAACAGACGTGGATAAAGCTCCTCTAGCTAAAAA TGTGCAGCGTTACGAGGAAACCATCGCCCCCTTCAGGCTGAGCGAGGAACAGGCCGGAGGAGACGTACAGGAGCTGAAGAGACTGAGTCCATGGAAAGTGTCCAGCAAAGACCTGGAGGCCATACACccaaag ATCGAGAGGACTCTGCGACTAAACGAGATAATCAAGAAGAACTCCATCCACGCCGCTCTGGTTGTAGT TTCTCTTCCAGTCCCTGACATCACCTGTCCTAGTTCTCTGTACATGGCCTGGCTGGACGCTCTGAGCTACGGCATCCACTGTCCCGTCCTGCTCATACGAGGAAACCAGGAGAACGTCATGACCTTCTACTGCCAGTAA
- the LOC122348972 gene encoding solute carrier family 12 member 3-like isoform X3, whose product MSIVVTTITATSVSAISTNGKVYSGGTYFMISRTLGPELGAPIGLLFAFANALACALHTVGFSETVRDLLKDYKSQMVDDINDVRIIGAVTVCILLCITFAGMAWEAKAQILFFIAIMLSLINYFVGTVLPPTIEKQSVGFFGYRGDIFVSNLLPSFRGPNGYFFRMFAIFFPAATGILSGVNICGDLKDPTGGIPKGTLLAILWTTLSYLLISVTCAATVVRDASGNSNDSLALKNFTTQCTGLGCKLGWNFDRCEQNFTCSHGLANNFRLLLFEILTTVSGWGILITIGVFAATLSSALGFLVSAPKIFQCLCKDNIYPFIGFFGKGYGKNNEPLRAYCLAFCIAMAFILIGDLNTIAPLISNFFLCSYGLINFSTFHASITKSPGWRPEYHFYSPWISLFGSCLSFILMFLFTWWAALITFCILLFLLGYVSYTKPKVNWGSSYQAGFYNMALSFSMSLGGVEDHVKNFRPQCLVLTGPPSARPALVDFVGTFTKNISLMICGNIIIEDEKSSFPQQSTDMLVDWLNKRKVRSFYTSFAADSLKEGSHSLMQASGLGKLKPNTLVLGYKTNWQECKPESLQDYVNTISNAFDSSYGIAILRMMDGLDVNDDMQSAGGASAIDNLAFDADEIQYEKDETDNHSDVSDDGSNEQVRSVFQTKQGRKSIDIYWISDDGGLTLLVPYLLTRRNRWKKNKLRVYILGDQETMKEDYKDMKMLLKRFRLEIEDVVVITDVDKAPLAKNVQRYEETIAPFRLSEEQAGGDVQELKRLSPWKVSSKDLEAIHPKIERTLRLNEIIKKNSIHAALVVVSLPVPDITCPSSLYMAWLDALSYGIHCPVLLIRGNQENVMTFYCQ is encoded by the exons ATGTCTATCGTCGTCACAACCATCACAGCAACGTCTGTGTCAGCAATCTCCACCAACGGCAAGGTCTACTCTG GTGGCACGTACTTCATGATCTCTCGGACTCTGGGTCCGGAGCTCGGAGCGCCCATCGGTTTGCTCTTTGCGTTCGCCAACGCTCTCGCCTGTGCTCTTCACACAGTGGGGTTTTCTGAGACCGTCCGAGATCTTCTCAAA GACTATAAATCCCAGATGGTGGACGATATCAATGATGTGAGGATCATTGGAGCAGTTACCGTCTGCATCCTCCTCTGCATCACGTTCGCTGGCATGGCTTGGGAGGCGAAG GCTCAGATCCTGTTCTTCATCGCCATCATGCTGTccttaattaattattttgtgggGACGGTCCTTCCCCCCACCATCGAGAAGCAGTCTGTGGGATTTTTCGGCTACCGTG GTGACATCTTCGTGTCAAATCTGCTGCCTTCCTTCCGAGGCCCAAATGGATATTTCTTCAGGATGTTTGCCATCTTCTTCCCAGCCGCCACAGGAATCTTGTCTGGAGTCAACATCTGTGGAGATCTCAAG GATCCAACGGGTGGGATTCCCAAAGGGACCCTGCTGGCCATACTCTGGACCACCTTGAGTTATTTACTGATCTCGGTCACGTGTG CTGCAACTGTTGTAAGAGATGCTTCCGGGAATTCGAACGATAGTTTAGCCCTGAAAAATTTCACGACCCAGTGCACTGGCCTGGGCTGTAAATTAGGCTGGAATTTTGACCGTTGTGAACAGAACTTCACATGCAGCCACGGACTGGCAAACAACTTCAGG TTATTGTTATTTGAA ATTCTTACCACAGTTTCAGGATGGGGTATTTTGATCACCATTGGGGTCTTTGCTGCCACCTTGTCATCAGCGCTGGGTTTCCTGGTGTCCGCTCCCAAAATTTTCCAA TGTTTGTGTAAGGATAATATTTACCCCTTCATCGGCTTCTTTGGGAAAGGTTACGGTAAAAACAACGAGCCTCTACGTGCTTATTGTCTCGCGTTCTGCATCGCTATGGCTTTCATCCTCATCG GTGACCTGAACACAATCGCTCCTCTGATCTCCAACTTCTTCCTCTGCTCTTACGGCCTCATCAACTTCAGCACCTTTCATGCGTCGATCACAAAATCACCCG GTTGGCGGCCAGAGTATCATTTCTATTCTCCATGGATATCTCTGTTCGGGTCTTGCTTGTCCTTCATCCTCATGTTTCTGTTCACATGGTGGGCCGCTCTCATCACTTTCtgcatcctcctcttcctccttggCTATGTTAGTTACACAAAACCTA AGGTGAACTGGGGCTCGTCTTATCAGGCAGGTTTCTACAACATGGCTTTGTCCTTCTCGATGTCTCTGGGCGGTGTAGAAGACCATGTTAAAAACTTCAG GCCTCAGTGTCTCGTTCTGACCGGTCCTCCTAGTGCTCGTCCCGCATTGGTGGACTTTGTGGGGACTTTCACCAAAAACATCAGCCTGATGATCTGTGGGAACATTATCATA GAGGATGAGAAGTCCAGTTTCCCGCAGCAGAGCACTGATATGCTGGTGGACTGGCTCAATAAGAGAAAAGTTCGTTCCTTCTACACGTCCTTCGCCGCTGACAGTCTGAAGGAGGGCTCACATAGTCTCATGCAG GCTTCAGGTCTCGGTAAACTGAAGCCCAACACTCTGGTTTTGGGATACAAGACGAACTGGCAGGAATGTAAACCAGAGAGCTTACAGGACTACGTCAACACCATCAG CAACGCATTCGACTCCAGCTATGGCATTGCGATTCtgagaatgatggatggattggATGTAAATGATGATATGCAGAGTGCag GTGGAGCATCTGCAATTGACAACCTGGCATTCGACGCAGATGAAATTCAATATGAAAAAGATGAGACTGACAACCATTCAG ATGTTTCTGACGATGGCTCGAATGAACAGGTCAGATCGGTGTTTCAGACCAAACAGGGCAGGAAGAGCATCGACATCTACTGGATCTCTGATGATGGAG GTCTGACTCTTTTAGTGCCGTATTTGTTGACCAGAAGAAACCGCTGGAAAAAGAACAAACTGAGAGTGTATATCTTAGGTGACCAGGAGACCATGAAGGAAGACTATAAAGA CATGAAGATGCTTTTAAAGAGATTCCGGCTGGAGATCGAGGACGTCGTCGTGATAACAGACGTGGATAAAGCTCCTCTAGCTAAAAA TGTGCAGCGTTACGAGGAAACCATCGCCCCCTTCAGGCTGAGCGAGGAACAGGCCGGAGGAGACGTACAGGAGCTGAAGAGACTGAGTCCATGGAAAGTGTCCAGCAAAGACCTGGAGGCCATACACccaaag ATCGAGAGGACTCTGCGACTAAACGAGATAATCAAGAAGAACTCCATCCACGCCGCTCTGGTTGTAGT TTCTCTTCCAGTCCCTGACATCACCTGTCCTAGTTCTCTGTACATGGCCTGGCTGGACGCTCTGAGCTACGGCATCCACTGTCCCGTCCTGCTCATACGAGGAAACCAGGAGAACGTCATGACCTTCTACTGCCAGTAA